Genomic segment of Mastomys coucha isolate ucsf_1 unplaced genomic scaffold, UCSF_Mcou_1 pScaffold23, whole genome shotgun sequence:
cagggactCAGAAGATTAGGGAGCGGAGATGCTGGAGAGTAAAAATCAAGAACAGAAGGCTGGGAAGATCGAGGTAGGAAAGAGAAAGTAGACTGAAAGGTGAACGGATTGGGGGGCTGTGGGCGGAGTCTGGGACTGGGTGGAGCCTCGGGCTGTGGACCAATTTTGAGGTTGTAAGCAGTGGAGAGAGCCTAACGTCCTGGCAGGAGCTAGGGCGGTGGGAGGAGTCTGTGGCTGTTGTGCTGGGCAGATGGGGGCTTGGGAGGCTATGGAGGCCTGGGGAATGGGCTGGGCCTGTGGGTCTAGgctcctctctcccttcagcAAGAAGTTCCTGTGGGAGGAACTGGAGCTGGTGCGGGAAGAGGTGACTTTCATCTATCAGAAGCTCCGTGAGTTCCTGGCAGCCTGGAAGGGATGTGGGGCTACCCTACTTCCCCTGTTCACCGTGCCCCCTCTTCCCTGACAGAGGACCAGGAGGATGAGATCTCAGAGAATCTCCTGAATATCCAGAAGATGCAGAAAACACAGGTGAAATGCCGCAAGGTGAGCAGAGAAGTGAGTGCTTGAGCGACACCTGGCCAAGGGgtgcttcctctggcttccaccacTGGACTCGATCTAGGAGGCAGAATTCAAAGCTCAgctctagccgggcagtggtggtgcacgcgcctttaatcccaggcacttgagaggcagaagcagacagatttctgagttcgaggccagcgtggtctacacagagtgagttccaggacagccagggctgagaaaccctgtctcggaaaaacagaacaaaacaaaacaaatcaaagcccAGCCCTGCCACTTAATGCTATGTGATTATGGGCGAATCACTTTTCCTCTTCGGGCTCAATTTGCCTCTCCATTGTAATGGGTGTACCAGCTTGGATCCCTCCCTGATCAGAAAGTTGTGCTTGCTGAGGATTCCATACTCTCAGCCTGGAATTGAAGTGGTGCATCACGATTACCTTTTCCTATGGTCATCATTACTTGTGTGTCTAATCACTTGCTCTCTCTCCACCCATCCCAAACCTCAGGTTCTGACCAAGATGAAGCAGCAGGAGTGTGATTTATCTTCATGGCCAGAGGCTGAGGGGGTGCCCGCAGAAGGCAGTGGTTGCTGTAAGGATGACCTCCAGAGGGAGCTGGGTGACATATGGTGAGGCTAGCTTCCGGTGTGACCTCTGATCCCCTAACCCTGCTCTAACCTGCTTCTCTACCCACTGCATCTGCAACCCAGTTAGTTCCTACTTCTTCTAGGTATCATCCCTTCTTCAGCTGCTCTCTCCCTAGCTCTGATTCAGGGGTACCCTGGATACCCCAGCATCTCTTGGggcccctgtctctctgtctcccccacagGTCTGCTGTTCACAGTCTGCAGAGCTCCATCGACTGTCTTGCTTTGTCCATGGGCGCCAGACCCAGGGCCTCCAGTCTCAGGGGTGAGGAGCCAAATGTAATGGGGGAGGTCACTCTGAGCCTCATGTGTATGAAGCCACCTTTAGGGGGGTCGCATAGGCTGGGGTTCCAGGCTGCATTGCATAGCTGAGAGACTGGTTGAGATTTCGAAGAAGGCAGAACCCCAGAAATTAGGGAGTGGGTAAAAGAGGACCTCAAACCCAGGACCAGCCTGGGTGTTTCATACATGAGCCACTTTGGGGTCACATTTAGGatctgtgagattttttttcctttcttttttttgagatatagtcTTACATAGCCTAGATTAACTTAAATTCACTAGGTAGtagtagtcaaggatgacctgaACTTCCGGCCCACCTACTTCCACCTCCTCTGTTCTGGGCTTAGAGATGTGGATGTGTGCtctgtggattttgttttgttttgttttgtttgttttgtttttcaagatagggtttctctgtgtagccctggatatcctggaacttactctgtagaccaggctggcccggaactcagaaatctgcttgcctctgtctcccaagtgctgggattaaaggcgtgtgccaccactgcccagctgaattttttaaagatgtactttttttattttatatttgttagtGTTTTCCATATATCTGTGCACTGCCTGCATGCCTGatgcctcagaggccagaagaaggcaccagaccctttggaactggaattgcagatggtttgagccactatgtgggcaCCGGGAATTGAAtataggtcctttggaagagtagacagtagtacttttaaccaccgagccacctctctggccctgtatgttttttttttttaaagatgtatttattttatgtatgtgagtacactgtagctgtcttcacatacaccagaggagggcatcatatctcattacagatggttatgagccacatgtagttgctgggatttgaactcaggacctctagaagagtagtcagtgctcttaaccactgagccatctctcaagcccctatGGAATGTTTTTAAGGGAACATTTAAAGGGCCATTGATATGATTTGGGTTACTTTGGGTCACCCAAGGGATGTGGGTGTCTGGATTATAAATCAGTATGGTTTCATCTCAAGGGATGTGGAGTCTGTATTCTGAAGTTGCTAGAGGGTCATATTGAGGATCTGAAGGCCCAGGATGGCATGTCTCTCCCACAGACCAGAAAGGACACCAGTGCCAGAGTTCTCAGTGCCCATCCTGGGACTCGGATTCTGACTGGGAGAGACCTTTCAGCAAGAGTGGATCCTATCCTCCTGGTACAGACCCTACTCAGCCCCTCTTTATCCCTTATCATCTGGCCCACTTGTGACTCCCACAGTGTAAACCTTGAGGCTGGCACTCTGTCTGGGCATTTGGTCCCTGAGTTCTCCTGGTTCAAACCAGACCACGACCTACCTTCTCTCCCTGTAGCTTGAGCAGCTGGGACTGCTTGCCCTGAAGACCCC
This window contains:
- the Ccdc159 gene encoding coiled-coil domain-containing protein 159 isoform X10, which translates into the protein MGEHEQKSLEPNSAKVKVKNTMLISDSQKLLRCELESLRTQLQAQSKAFEFLNHSVTMLEKESCLQQIKIQQLEEVLSPTSRQGEKDGRKRSTEHGLQELYGALAQGLQGLQKTLKEGEELQRSRTTRCLQLLAQEIRDSKKFLWEELELVREEVTFIYQKLQDQEDEISENLLNIQKMQKTQVKCRKVLTKMKQQECDLSSWPEAEGVPAEGSGCCKDDLQRELGDIWSAVHSLQSSIDCLALSMGARPRASSLRDQKGHQCQSSQCPSWDSDSDWERPFSKSGSYPPGTDPTQPLFIPYHLAHL